CACGGACTGATTGTAGCGAAAGAGAACTCCGTTCGTGATGTTGGTCGTGTTCCGATCTACGCGCGCGCTGCCTGCGAGCCAGGAACCGGAGAAGCTGATCGGCCCCCCGCCACTCCCGCCCCATTTGTTGGGCGGCATGATGTCATTGGAGTCGTCCACGTACATTTGCCAGCAGAGTTGAAGCTGTTTGAGGTGGTTGATGCAGCCAGCGGCTTGAGCCTTGGCCTTGGCTTTGCCCAGAGCCGGCAAGAGCATCCCGGCCAGGATCGCAATGATCGCGATGACCACCAGGAGTTCAATCAGGGTGAACGCGGTAGCCGCAGGTTTTCGAGGAACAGGTGAGTTTTTCATGAGCCCTTGCCTCACTCGCGCACGCGATAGAACTTGGCCGGCTCACGAATCGGAAACGTGTGTGTGTAGAGCGGGCCACTCAAGCGCGGCGTCACATCGGTCCAGGGCCCTGTAATAGCATCAGC
The nucleotide sequence above comes from Verrucomicrobiota bacterium. Encoded proteins:
- a CDS encoding prepilin-type N-terminal cleavage/methylation domain-containing protein produces the protein MKNSPVPRKPAATAFTLIELLVVIAIIAILAGMLLPALGKAKAKAQAAGCINHLKQLQLCWQMYVDDSNDIMPPNKWGGSGGGPISFSGSWLAGSARVDRNTTNITNGVLFRYNQSV